TATCCTCTTTTACCGATTGGCTCCAGCTGTATTCTTGGATTTTTATTGTCCCACTGATAACCGATTACAGAGGGATCATACTTCATTTCTGCTTCCCAGATATCACTAATGGCCTGTTCGTAATCCTCTTCCGCAAAAGGCTCACCCTGGAACATCAAATACTTGGCAGCAGGGAGTTCAATTACTTCAAAACCATCTGGAATCACACCAGTATAATTCAGATCAACCTCAACACCCTGAACATACTCACTGGTTCCTTCCTTGATGTACTCTTTCGGAAGCCACAAGCATACTGGTTCACCACTAAGAGATTTCATGCTTGTCAAGATCCCCCATACATCACAGCCAACTTCCTCACAATATTTCCAGTATTCCGTCGCATTCACACCACGCTTAATAATGACCTTTCGTGCTGGTTTATCAATCACCTGCATAAATACACATTTTGCACCCATAGTCTTTTCTTTCCTTTCCTTATATCGAAATTTAACGCCATATGGTGTAAAAAGCTGTAAAGGAATGGGATTGTTAGCGTATTCCTTCGGATTACATCCAAACTCTCGTCTAAAAGCTCTTTGATAACCATCAACGCTTCCAAACCCCAAATCAAGAGCAATATCCAGGATTTTTACATTTTCATCCCGAAGCCGCAGTGCCGATTTTGTCAGTCTGAGTTTACGAATGTAATCAGCCGGCGTAATACCAGTATACTCTATAAATAATCGTCTTGCGTACCACGGTGAGAATAAGGATACCCTTGCGATGTCTGCTAAGGATATTTCCTCGCTATAATGATCATTAATATAATCCTGCATCCTATTTACTGCTTCAATTTGTTCCTTCATTTTTTCACCTCCTGACATTTACATTATATGATATTGAAAAGGTCCTTCTCTCGACTTTATTTGCTATAGTGAAAGAATATCACTCATTCCAAAATTCTTCAATCATATTCAATATTTCTTTCGCTGGTCTTATGGTTGCCAAAGTTATATCTTCACACGTTTTTTCGAGGTAATACTTAACCATGGAATAACCACATGCATATCCTGCGCAAAATGGTAATCCTACAGGAAAATAACCTTGTTGTCTAGCTATTTCATCTCCGTACAAATATGCCGTTATTTGATCCATACCTTGTACTTCGAGCCCTTCTTTAATAATCGGCTTTACATAATCGTTCAATTCCTTTATCTCTAAAGGCTTGTAATGATTGTTTCTTAATGTATCAGCAATGTCAATTACTTACCTCACACAAGACGGAAGAATATATTACGGATTATGAATGTCTCAGACGAATATAAATATTCACCTGAGACATTCATAATTCAGCATATATTTTTCGACAGTGCATTATTTAAGTAATTGTCCCTACTAATGAATTATGCAACAACCCCTGTAATATAAGATTTTACACTATACTATTGTTTTCTCGCCCCATCCTCTCCGACTATATAGCCGTCGATAGTCGTATTAGTAGCAAGCTTGCCGTCTGGGTAAAAGTAATACCATTTTTCGTTGATTTGTACCCATCCCCTGGTTGTTCTCTCATTAATTACAAGCTCAATAAAGCGATGAAGGATGGCCGAAGCTTCAGCTCTTGTTATATTATCCTGTGGACCAAACAAGTTATTTGATTTACTACTGATAACGCCGGTCTGATGAATAGCATATACCGCGTCCTTCGCCCCTCCGCTGATATTTGCATCATCGGTAAACGTAATGGCTTGCCGCGATACGGGCAATGTGTACTTGATAACCTTTGTATAATTCATCATTATCACGGCCATTTGTTCGCGGGTAATATTCCGATTGGGGCTGAACTGCTTGCTTCCTATGCCCTGCACGATTCCGCTTTTGACCGCCCATTCGATGTATGGCATGGCTGGGTCAGTATCCTTAATATCAGTAAAGCTACTCTTCTTATAGTCGCTCACCTTCACACCGTATAGTTTACCCAATGCCATGAGAAAGTCCGCATGGGTGATAGCATTGTTTGGAGAGAAGGTTGATTCAGAGGTGCCTATGATTAATCCACGGCTGGTAACATAATCAATATCATTCATTGCCCAATGGTTTGCTATGTCAGAAAAGTCAGAGTCTGGCAGCTTGTAACCTACTCCATAGACAGAATTGCTGTTACCGCTCCAGATTACCCAGCCATTGTTATAGCTGGACTTATCAATCCACTGTACCTTGCCGTCAACAATCTTGACGATGAGCAAACTGCCTCTCTTTTCAGACTTGCTCGCAGTGTACTTGATTCCTCGTTGGATTGTACCCTTGCCATAGTTGGTGATAACCTTACCCGAACCGTCTTTAACGACAAAGTCGAATACCGGACGTTTCCCAATCGTTGCCTTCGCTGATTTGGATAGTTTGGTTACGGGTGTTGCGGTAAATATTACTGTTCCTTTTGTATTTGATTCCAGTTCACTGATTGCCGTATCATTAAGGCTGAAATAAAAAATGCCAGTTTTTACTTCACAAAATTTAATACCGGATGATTGTAACCATTTCAACGCTGCTTCATCAATTTTGACACGTAGGCTCTTAACTCCAGCTTTACTGTTGGTGAAGCTAATGGAGACACCATAATCTTGACGTCCTAACCCTTTCGCTTCGGTTTCGGCTCTGCTAAAGGCAATGGCGTGTCGTCACTACTTGATATTTCCGATTGCGACTCGCTTAGTGTTTTATTTTTTTCTGTACTGTCTGATGTTTGAATGTCGCTGGCTCCACTACAGCCCACCAAAAATAAACCAATAAGGATGGCGATAAGTGTGCCTAGTACTCGATGCTTCATAAACTATTCCCTCCAATTTTAAAGTAGTGAATAACTTTGCTTTCTTACATACTTTTATTTATGTGGTAGGTCATTTTTCTTTCTGAACAAGCTCCGAAATCGCGTACTTCAGTGCACGGCAGTCGTCCACTATGGGCTGGCTTTGCTTTTTTTCCAAGCATCCTATTTTCACCATGATCTCCAGCAGGTATTCTGTCTCTACTGCATAAGCTAAGGCTTCTTCAAAGGATTTATCGTTTTTCACTTTCGTAAGTCTCAGAGAAATCCCGATACCCGTTGCACATACTAGAAATCGTTCCCTCAGCAGAAATGTCTTCTTCTCCTCATTCAGATACCTTATAAGTTCCATAGCACGGATGGAAAAATCAAAGCTGTTTTCCAGAAGCTGATTCATATTTCTTCCTCCACAAATAGCATATTTTTACAATCTAATTATATAAATGTTTATACAATCAAAAAATTACATCGATGTGAGGTTTCATAAAAATATTATTTTATTTTTTTGCTATAATGTGAGATTTTTTGCTATTTTCCCATTTATATAGCATTTCTCAAGATAGAATCACATCGGACCTATTAATTACTTGATGATAAATATGTATTATGCTATCATGAAATCACTTATAAGGAGGTGTGCGAATGAACGTGAACGCTTTACAAACCGATAAACAGATTCCAATAAAACTACCGGAGATCTGCGCTCCGCGACAGGAACTGCTTAGGTGTTTTGACAAAGCCTCAGAGAAACGATTTATATACATACACGCCCCGGGTGGCTGTGGTAAAACTGTGTCCACGCTTTTATGGCTTCAAAAATCCGGTTATCATCCCATTTGGCTCGGCCTCGACATATATGACAATACTCCAGCAGCCTTCTACCGTTTTTTCTGCTCCTCGCTCTTTTCCGTCATGCCTCAAAACGAAAGTCTAGCCAGGATTATTATGGAATCCTCCTTTAACGATTCACCAATTGAATACACAATCGAAATCATATCCCGGTTCGCTTTCGACGATAGGAAATATGCACTTGTATTGGACGACTTCTATTTCATTACAAATGAGGAAATACTGAAATCTCTCATATATATCGTGAAACGGCTGCCCTTATCCATTACTGTGGTTATTTTAAG
The nucleotide sequence above comes from Variimorphobacter saccharofermentans. Encoded proteins:
- a CDS encoding AraC family transcriptional regulator; protein product: MKEQIEAVNRMQDYINDHYSEEISLADIARVSLFSPWYARRLFIEYTGITPADYIRKLRLTKSALRLRDENVKILDIALDLGFGSVDGYQRAFRREFGCNPKEYANNPIPLQLFTPYGVKFRYKERKEKTMGAKCVFMQVIDKPARKVIIKRGVNATEYWKYCEEVGCDVWGILTSMKSLSGEPVCLWLPKEYIKEGTSEYVQGVEVDLNYTGVIPDGFEVIELPAAKYLMFQGEPFAEEDYEQAISDIWEAEMKYDPSVIGYQWDNKNPRIQLEPIGKRGYIELLPIK
- a CDS encoding DUF2268 domain-containing putative Zn-dependent protease (predicted Zn-dependent protease with a strongly conserved HExxH motif), with the translated sequence MDIADTLRNNHYKPLEIKELNDYVKPIIKEGLEVQGMDQITAYLYGDEIARQQGYFPVGLPFCAGYACGYSMVKYYLEKTCEDITLATIRPAKEILNMIEEFWNE
- a CDS encoding S-layer homology domain-containing protein — encoded protein: MKWLQSSGIKFCEVKTGIFYFSLNDTAISELESNTKGTVIFTATPVTKLSKSAKATIGKRPVFDFVVKDGSGKVITNYGKGTIQRGIKYTASKSEKRGSLLIVKIVDGKVQWIDKSSYNNGWVIWSGNSNSVYGVGYKLPDSDFSDIANHWAMNDIDYVTSRGLIIGTSESTFSPNNAITHADFLMALGKLYGVKVSDYKKSSFTDIKDTDPAMPYIEWAVKSGIVQGIGSKQFSPNRNITREQMAVIMMNYTKVIKYTLPVSRQAITFTDDANISGGAKDAVYAIHQTGVISSKSNNLFGPQDNITRAEASAILHRFIELVINERTTRGWVQINEKWYYFYPDGKLATNTTIDGYIVGEDGARKQ
- a CDS encoding four helix bundle protein, whose amino-acid sequence is MNQLLENSFDFSIRAMELIRYLNEEKKTFLLRERFLVCATGIGISLRLTKVKNDKSFEEALAYAVETEYLLEIMVKIGCLEKKQSQPIVDDCRALKYAISELVQKEK